In Salmo trutta chromosome 28, fSalTru1.1, whole genome shotgun sequence, one DNA window encodes the following:
- the tmem51a gene encoding transmembrane protein 51a — MHSSVEVPPNPHVASNHNSPGNSGSQYALCALGVGLVALGIVMIVWSVVPSDMAGNNSSGTGGGNPKPDTRGRTSSVAFVLVGAGVAMLLLSLCLGMRNKQREQQVLLEAQTLGAGNVAASEDDGETAEERAQRYTVPSYEEAVGSGEYPIRQSNLRHSSSQLPSYDDLVDGVQIELEGSDVTQTSPTSANPASSAVPNRRTGRTGLKLLPLKIRRIKSEKLFMNNTDNSQPPGGITIEPLTPPPMYEDKAPQL; from the exons ATGCACTCCAGCGTTGAGGTGCCCCCAAACCCCCATGTTGCCAGCAACCACAACAGTCCCGGAAACTCAGGTTCCCAGTATGCCTTGTGTGCCCTGGGGGTGGGACTGGTGGCCCTGGGCATTGTCATGATCGTGTGGAGTGTGGTGCCCTCCGACATGGCCGGGAACAACAGCAGTGGCACCGGAGGAGGGAACCCGAAACCGGACACAAGGGGGAGGACTTCATCGGTGGCCTTTGTACTGGTCGGGGCTGGAGTGGCCATGCTCCTGCTGTCCCTGTGCCTGGGGATGAGGAACAAGCAGCGGGAGCAGCAGGTGCTCCTAGAGGCCCAGACTCTGGGGGCAGGCAACGTAGCTGCCAGTGAGGACGACGGAGAGAC GGCAGAGGAGCGAGCCCAGAGGTACACTGTGCCCAGCTACGAGGAGGCGGTAGGCAGCGGCGAGTACCCCATACGCCAGAGCAACTTGCGCCACAGCTCGTCCCAGCTGCCCTCCTACGACGACCTGGTGGACGGTGTGCAGATTGAGCTGGAAGGGTCAGATGTCACCCAGACGTCACCCACTTCCGCTAACCCTGCCTCCTCTGCTGTGCCTAACCGCCGCACTGGGCGAACGGGCCTCAAGCTCCTTCCCCTTAAGATCCGGAGGATTAAATCGGAGAAGCTCTTTATGAATAACACGGATAACTCTCAGCCACCAGGAGGGATCACTATTGAGCCGCTCACTCCGCCACCAATGTATGAGGACAAAGCACCCCAGCTCTGA